Sequence from the Uloborus diversus isolate 005 chromosome 8, Udiv.v.3.1, whole genome shotgun sequence genome:
TAAAGCAACACATGAGAAtccacactggcgaaaaaccgtatACATGCGAATGCTGTTCAATGGCGTTTTCTCGGTCTTCAACTTTGAAACAACACATGAAAATCCACAGTGGTGAAAAACCGCTTTCTTGCGAATGTTGTTTGAAGACATTTTCCCGAGCTTCACATTTAAAGCGACACATGAGAATCCACACTggtgaaaaaccgtattcttgcgaTTGCTGTCCAATGGTATTTGCTCAAGCATCAGACTTAAAGAAACACATGAGAAtccacactggcgaaaaaccgtattcttgcgaATGTTGTTCAAAGGCTTTTTctcagacttcaactttgaaacgACACATGAGAAtccacactggcgaaaaaccgtaCTCTTGCGAATGCTGTTCAATGGCATTTCCTCGGTCTTTACCTTTGAAAGAACACATGAGAATCCACATTGGTGAAAAACGGCTTTCTTGCGAATGTTGTTCGAAGACATTTTCCCGAGATTCAAATTTAAAGCGACACATGAGAATCCACACTGGCggaaaaccatattcttgcgaatGCTGCTCAATGGCATTTTTTCGAGCCTCAAATTTAAAGGAACACATGAGAAtccacactggcgaaaaaccgtattcttgcgaTGACTGTTCAAGACTATTTTCTCGAGCTCCAGATTTAAAGCAACACAGGAGAAtccacactggcgaaaaaccgtattcttgccAGTGCTGTTCAAAACCATTTTCTCGAGCTTCAGATTTAAAGAAACACATGAGAATCCACACTTccgaaaaaccgtattcttgcgaTTGCTGTTCAATGGCATTTTCTCTGTCTTCTTCTTTGAAACAACACATGAGAAtccacactggcgaaaaaccgtattcttgcgaATGTTGTTCGAAGGCATTTTCTCATTCTTCCGATTTAAAGAAACACATGAGAATCCACACTggtgaaaaaccgtattcttgtgaacattgttcaatgtcattttctcaaTCTTCAAATTTAAAGCAACACATGAGAATCCACACTggtgaaaaaccgtattcttgtgcaTGATGTTCAATGACCTTTTCTCAATCTTCAAACTTAAAGCAACACATGAGAATCCACACTggtgaaaaaccgtattcttgtgcaTGATGTTCAATGACATTTTCTCAATCTTCAAATTTAAAGCAACACGTCAGAATCCACACTGGtaaaaaaccgtattcttgtgcaTGATGTTCAATGACATTTTCTCAATCTTCAAATTTAAAGCAACACATGAGAATCCACACTggtgaaaaaccgtattcttgtgcaTGATGTTCAATGACATTTTCTCAATCTTCAAATTTAAAGCAACACATGTGAATCCACACTggtgaaaaaccgtattcttgtgcaTGATGTTCAATGACATTTTCTCAATCTTCAAATTTAAAGCAACACATGAGAATCCACACTggtgaaaaaccgtattcttgtgcaTGATGTTCAATGACATTTTCTCAATCTTCAAATTTAAAGCAACACATGAGAATCCACACTGGTGAAAAATCGTATtcttgtgaatattgttcaaTGACATTTTCTCAATCTTCAAACTTAAAACAACACATGAGAATCCACACTGGTGAAAAACCGTATTGTTGTAAATGATGTTAGAAATCGTTTTTTCGCTGTTCAACTTTATAGCATCGCATGAGAACCCACACTGTCGAATAGTTAATTCTTGGGAATTCTTTTTGGAGGCGGTTTCGTGCTTCTGATTTATTGTAACGCATGAAATTCATTAAGGGTGTTAAAGCATTTTTGTGACCGTCTCCCAAATGCATTTTCCGATTCTTCACTgacgaaaaaccgtattcttctAAATGTTGCTCAGAAGCAGTTCCTAAATCCTCTTAGAGCTGCCCATAAGAGCCTTCTCTGATGGCCCTCCTGTTTGAAAGTAATCATAAATCATAATTAGTCTGTCTTGGGTTTCACAATTCCTTACTTTTGTATGATATCctattatttgaaagaaaaattctaGCATTGAACACAAGCTTGCGCCAAACATGGCACGTGATTTCAACCCTTTCCGTCTTGTAGTTTTTCGAATTGATAtgaaaaatttgatgtggttttAATTAACCATTCAATTAACTTGTggagtataactttgatttaacgatacccgatttaaagATTTCCCCAATTTGATgttacatttcactggtctggatttgaTTGCATTGAATGTCTACGCTTGTTAAATTGGGGTtacactgtatttattttttgtaagttgTTTAAGTTATTTGTGATTAcgtttttttgagaaaataataaattttaaaagaaatacttaCTGCTGTATTACTGTGTACTTTTTCTTGTTTCTTACTTAAAACAATTGTAGctaaaataaggatttttttaaattgaattttattttcttcttaaaagaAAGAGTGTCATTGATTATatgacataaaaaatttgaattacgaATACTGGCTGTAAGTGAAATGGCAGTTCCAAaacatgattttaatcatttgaaagaaaaaaaatcacgattttcattaaaatctgaatttttgtttttgttattgttttgccaataaattattaaaatatatttataatacataaattaattgATGCAATAACTGCAGTATACTCAAAGTAGCATTGACAGTTGCATTAAAACCTCAAGTtatataaaataattgtaatttagAATAGGGAGAAGAAATTCACTCATTACTCATTCTAAATAGGCATGGCTCATTCAgctatattatttatatattcttgTATGGTTTCCTGAAGTCACAGTTCCATACAAATAAGCTGTAATCTACCGATACCCTTAATACCGAGATCATTGCTCAAATCCAGCAGGTTCTATGCAGCTGAGTCAATGAAAATTGAACCGTTTTTATCCGTGACACCGTGAGATGCCGAGGTAGATAATTCAACAATATTGTATGCCATACGAATAACCTTCGTGAGCactgtggtgtaatccacattagaatcctttatttttcattcgctTTGAGTTCGCGCTTACATTTGGTTTCGTTTCCCTTTCGGAGCGAACTTTCACCTCTGTCCCGGTCTGAGATAATATAAAAGTGATGACGTCGGAACAGACGGTTATGACGTATGTGGcgccagtgtttttttttctccggtATCATAGGCTGCCAAATATGGTAATATATTGTCTAAGAGCTTTGATTTGTGCATTTCGGTCACCCGTTTTGTTATCACGTATAACGAActccagccgatgactgcagtttcgtgtttattagcactcatcagcccggcttaggaattGACTGTGCTGGAGGTGAAAACCTCTTgaggaagccaagaatgccaaacaaactggtccCTAATATGGTACTAGCACTGACCATTCGAGTGACCGAAAGAATGGTTCGGTTGAACtcgaactgcagtcctcggctggaatgactgaactgACGGTGCATGCCTTAGCCCTAgctaaagggcggtaatttactgaaaatgagaaccatggtttttacatttttaatgcaggatgtgGCAGGTCGCTGAATTTGCCAAGTTTTGGCATTTCTCCCCTTACCCTTTCCCATTTTTTGGGGGGCGCtcacacaaaaaatattaatcaaaaatatctaaaacagttttttttttcttgtcaaaacCCAAATACAATACATCCCGTAAATTTTATTAGAATTGTTTGACATGAATTTGTAAagtctaatatttttcattgatttcacATGGAATGACGCACATGTTTTTGAACTACATTTTCCTATTTAATCAGGTGTGTCTCAAAATGAAATAAACGTGTTTTAGTTCATAAAAGTGTGTTCTTTTAATGATGTGAAGAAAAACCAAATTAAAGATGACACATTTGAGATATTGCTCTTTGAAATTGagagaaaattgacaaaaaaaattttcggctGGATTTTAATCTTGGATATGTCAGCAATTCTTTTAGCTGTCAAGATGCCACTTGCATACCGTTTAAACATAACAACAGGCTACAAATGAGGAAAAAATTAGATTCAGAAAACTATTCTTCTAGCAGATACAAGCCGATGATATATGCttggaatttgtaaaaatgtgattttaaatttactttggcAGCAAATCGTGAAAAATCTACCCTGCATAGAGCCTTTGCTATTGCTATACTAGTAGGCTCTTCTACCCCAAAAGTGGATCAGGAACACCAAATATCAGTACCATTATAACCATCTCAGGTCGCGAGCAATGAACGCACAAACTTGAAGATTTTGTCATATCAGTCACGACACAAAAAAAAGAGGTATTTACAAAACTTTGGATATTGGCAGAACCATACGACTTATGGAGCTGTAATTTGGCATAGCTTCGTGTAAGTCTTATatgcatatccataaaaaatttcgtgaaaattggAGAGCGTCGagtggggacccctaggtcacttgacatggaatgacccaacaaAGAGGTCTTTCGTAAACGTTTTAGCTTAGAAATATTGTAAaggaatgatgaacgattcatttagTATGAAATGCTTTCTTTTCAATTGTATTTTCCTGCTTTTAAACCTCTGAACTTCTTTACTGAAACTTCGTAAAATCTCATTCTATTTTTGTCAATTACTTTTCTCAGCATTTTTCacgaaaatggggttgtttccttcagtcaaaggtcttgcttttagttactgaaattgatagaataagcaaaaaaaaaaaacatagtgcgagaaaaaattttcattttcccaacgcttagtttttaattaattttttaaaaggtccGATTTTGAAAATCACCTCACAAATGATACTCTTTGGCGCATCTCCATTGGCACGCTGATTGCTTACGTTTGCTGTCTACCGGgatgccaggttatgataattcagaagcgaatgaaatatcgctctgtacgcttgctatcaaccattgcCAGTAgtcttgagtaaagatgcgaattaaatattgcgctctgtgctaatggcatcagtgaatggcatttcatcatttgtgatgtaatatgcagaagcataaacaataatatagcaccgtttaaaataattgttaaaaaatattgaacttcctcaaattattttaaaacggtTAAATGCtgcgtttttaagcatgctctttcagcaaaaaaacttagtaaatttgagaaaCGACCCATTGCAAGTCTGAATAAGCATTTACCAAAGAGAACCTAGCTGtagctcttttctttctttctttctttcggtgtttaattgcacaggtttgtttttttgatgaggactacaatctgagtgttttgcctcccttacgcatgatatatttttttattagacatatatacaacacatgaaagaatttacatcactaagaagggaaagtacaaccggagcgagggtaggagtcgaacccaccgcctcaagtgtgccaacCAATGTCAAGTAGTCACTTAGACCGCTCGGCTTCTGAGGCCCCTGTAGCTCTTCTAGGGACTCTATTCTATCTCAAAAGTGAAGTTAGAATGCTCCCTTACCTAGAGTCCCTataacgttttcatatagggactctagccaCACCTGGAGTTGAAAGATTCACTCCTCCTCCGCATGTTTCTTCCTCCTCCAGTATCGCTGTGGCTTATCTGCAACCGTCAGATTAATGTAGTTGTGTTGTTTACACTACGGCAGGATGCTCCATGAGCGAAATGAGAGCgattatttgcaaaatgttttgaatttatttttaataaatgtaccTGTTTGAGTTTTTCTCTTGGATCATTTCATTACTAACTTCTGTTGTTTTGTAGTAAAGGTTGAATAGAGTTTGAAATTTAATGTAGGATTAACTTTTGTTCAACTGATTGGCTGGATCCAGGAAGCGTGTCGACCCTGAACTTTTAATTCGTTCAACAGCATTAGGTATTGTTTACGCAAGTAagttttggttttcaatttcgtcgtttttttttttctggtttgagACTTTATTATTCAGTTCCTTCAAATGCGGTCCTGTTGCCCACCTAGGCACAGACAgcatcattgattttttttttcgacaggggggggggggggggggttgctctcTTGTTTGTTGGATGCTGCTTGTTCAACTTTGTTTAGGAAGTGGGACAAGGGGACTGAATTTCAGTTAAATTAAAACTGAACTCtcgtttatttcatattttagaaGATCCTTAGTTCTTcaacatttaaaagtaaaataggaAAGTTTATGGAAAATATATTAGAACAATCATTTCCCATCTGGATATATTAATATCGAAAGGGTATATGGTTAACTGCTGTGAAAATGCAAGAgatcaaaaaattttaactggGAAATAGAGTTCCTaaatccacacacacacacagccgAATACAAAGCCCATGATAACCAATGGCTAGATAATATAGATGTATGCTGTACGTGGATGCATTTACTTCTGCAGATACATGAATCAGTTTATCAATAGTATTGAACATtgttatcttcaaaatttgcgaataaattactttttctttcatGGAAACGAGAAAATTAAGGCATTTTCTTGCTAAAGATTTTATCTACCCACTGTATACAGTTTTTTTTGTATCTGCAGCAGATAGTTTTTGATGGGGATCAAAGTCGTCCTGTATTTCTTATTaatcttatatttaaaaaaaaaatcttacatcatACCTGCCAACAAATCTGGCTTTTAAAGTAGTTTTCTGGATTTTGAGCATTCTTCTCAGTCTTACAATTTTTATTAAGAATCAACTGGATTTTATAAATCTTTGAGAAAATCTATTGAGGGATTTctgagaagaaaaataaaacatgtaaAATTGTGTTTGTTAAGATTGTCCAGATGCATGTTGCATGTACATAAGCAGCTGGGGGGTCCCAAAACAGTTGAGATGGAGGTTTAACAGTTAAAACAGGTGCAAGGATGGGCAATTTAGGTGGGTGCACCCATAAAACTGGtccttattacttccttttacaaaaacggaagtattgtattcgcaaaaacaatttcacccaaaaatggaccttaatttccattttgctcacccctgaatgaatgttgggttttttttcaactcgaccccCCATTGATAAGTGCCtaaaaaacgtatagacacgcaaaatttccattttgacgattctcgagttaattacgacgagttttctcatgacgtctgtatgtgtgtatgtatatcacataactcaagaatattatgtcttagaaagttgagatttggtatgtagactcctagtggggtctagttgtacacctccccttttggttgcattcaggtgtttctaaaggggtcttttgcgcctttttggggggaaatcattgttaatttcgatgtaaactcaagcggtgttataatttggcggacacttggcgatatatcgtccgTCTCTTGGTcctcaagttttgtcgccaacttggcgacaaatttggcgatttttttttaaaaatctggtttgaaattggccactgttggtgatatttagagagtaaaccattgaatcacattaaaattgccaataatgggaaaatgatatcaaattggagtaaaaggaagtcatgtgatgctcacatcatctcgttttttttacaaaattgtttaatgAATTTTATCCTGATTATTAATTAAATGACTTTCTCTGAATACACTCGAGACCCGACTGCAAAAATCAAGGGATGGCTGCAGTAAGGCCTTTTCCTTCCAATTTAaagcttcatttttatttttattagccaCTATGAAATTGTTGGCTTTCTTATCTCTTTTCCTGTAACTGGATCTTATCTGCTCCTGCACTTTCttcaatctttttattttgaCATTTCACTACTCGGATACAAAAGCATTCATTCTTTACACCCTCTTCTGTTCTGGTCAGCAGGGGATGGTGCTGAGGCTTAACCTCAGTTATTGCT
This genomic interval carries:
- the LOC129227881 gene encoding zinc finger protein 271-like; translated protein: MRIHTGEKPYSCDCCPMVFAQASDLKKHMRIHTGEKPYSCECCSKAFSQTSTLKRHMRIHTGEKPYSCECCSMAFPRSLPLKEHMRIHIGEKRLSCECCSKTFSRDSNLKRHMRIHTGGKPYSCECCSMAFFRASNLKEHMRIHTGEKPYSCDDCSRLFSRAPDLKQHRRIHTGEKPYSCQCCSKPFSRASDLKKHMRIHTSEKPYSCDCCSMAFSLSSSLKQHMRIHTGEKPYSCECCSKAFSHSSDLKKHMRIHTGEKPYSCEHCSMSFSQSSNLKQHMRIHTGEKPYSCA